From a region of the Haloferax volcanii DS2 genome:
- a CDS encoding OsmC family protein — protein sequence MSDIQTSTVSEDGFACTSQVGDFDLQIDATDETGPNPNAALVATYASCFLPAFRVGGQKTGFDDLGKVQIDADADLDDSDDLERISFDVYVESDLSDDEFAEITELAEDICHVHDALRDELQADVTVVGDAF from the coding sequence ATGTCCGACATCCAGACCTCTACTGTCAGCGAGGACGGTTTCGCATGCACGAGCCAGGTCGGCGACTTCGACCTCCAAATCGACGCCACCGACGAGACGGGTCCGAACCCGAACGCCGCGCTCGTCGCGACGTACGCCTCCTGTTTCCTCCCCGCCTTCCGCGTCGGCGGGCAGAAGACGGGCTTCGACGACCTCGGTAAGGTCCAGATCGACGCCGACGCCGACCTCGACGACAGCGACGACCTCGAACGCATCAGCTTCGACGTCTACGTGGAGTCCGACCTCTCGGACGACGAGTTCGCTGAAATCACGGAACTCGCCGAAGACATCTGCCACGTCCACGACGCGCTCCGCGACGAGTTGCAGGCCGACGTGACCGTCGTCGGCGACGCGTTCTAA
- a CDS encoding fumarylacetoacetate hydrolase family protein has protein sequence MHHVRFRDPAGAVRTGEWHGDSVSFGGERYDLDEVDVLPPCEPSKIVCIGRNYAKHAEERDEEVPDRPLLFLKPPNAVAGHGDTVTLPAGKEQVEHEAELAVVIGEQCRNVAPEDAAEVIAGYTVMNDVSNRDDQDIETNWVRGKAFDGSAPLGPVLADPDHLPDDASISLRVNGETRQDSSIEHLIFSIPDLVAEITTYMTLEAGDVISTGTPEGVGPLADGDTVEVEVEGVGILEHRVRQA, from the coding sequence ATGCATCACGTCCGATTCCGCGACCCCGCGGGCGCGGTTCGAACCGGCGAGTGGCACGGCGATTCGGTCTCCTTCGGCGGCGAGCGCTACGACCTCGACGAGGTCGACGTGCTCCCCCCGTGCGAGCCGTCGAAAATCGTCTGCATCGGCCGCAACTACGCCAAGCACGCCGAGGAGCGCGACGAGGAGGTCCCCGACCGTCCGCTTCTGTTCCTCAAGCCGCCGAACGCGGTCGCCGGCCACGGCGACACCGTGACGCTCCCCGCGGGCAAAGAGCAGGTCGAACACGAGGCCGAGCTCGCGGTGGTCATCGGGGAGCAGTGCCGGAACGTCGCGCCCGAGGACGCCGCAGAGGTCATCGCGGGCTACACCGTCATGAACGACGTGTCCAACCGCGACGACCAGGACATCGAGACGAACTGGGTCCGCGGGAAGGCGTTCGACGGCTCGGCCCCGCTCGGGCCGGTTCTCGCCGACCCCGACCACCTCCCCGACGACGCGAGCATCTCGCTTCGCGTGAACGGCGAGACGCGACAGGACTCAAGCATCGAACACCTCATCTTCTCGATTCCCGACCTCGTCGCCGAAATCACGACCTACATGACGCTCGAAGCCGGCGACGTCATCTCGACCGGAACGCCCGAGGGCGTCGGCCCGCTGGCAGACGGCGACACCGTCGAAGTCGAAGTCGAGGGCGTCGGTATCCTCGAACACCGAGTCCGACAGGCCTGA
- a CDS encoding metal-dependent hydrolase: protein MELTWHGHSTWYVTVGDTSLLIDPFFDNPATSLDPSDVETPDYVLLTHGHADHIAHAGEFDGATVVGTPELTGYVEAEMGVDDTIGMNIGGTVELGDAFVTMVRADHTNGINTGYEHEAGMPGGYMISDAVPTQESDAESTTFYHAGDTGLMTDMREIFGAYFEPDAAALPVGDHFTMGPWQGAVAADWLGVDHAFPMHYNTFPAIEIDVRDFEREVKAAGSRAEVHALDGDESFTLE from the coding sequence ATGGAACTCACCTGGCACGGTCACTCGACGTGGTACGTCACGGTCGGAGACACCTCGCTTCTCATCGACCCGTTTTTCGACAACCCCGCCACGTCTCTCGACCCGAGCGACGTGGAGACGCCGGACTACGTGCTTCTCACTCACGGGCACGCGGACCACATCGCCCACGCAGGCGAGTTCGACGGCGCGACGGTCGTCGGCACGCCCGAACTCACCGGCTACGTCGAAGCCGAGATGGGCGTCGACGACACCATCGGGATGAACATCGGCGGGACGGTCGAACTCGGCGACGCGTTCGTCACGATGGTCCGCGCCGACCACACGAACGGCATCAACACCGGTTACGAGCACGAGGCCGGGATGCCGGGCGGCTACATGATTAGCGACGCGGTGCCGACACAGGAGTCCGACGCCGAGTCGACGACGTTCTACCACGCGGGCGACACGGGGCTCATGACCGACATGCGCGAGATTTTCGGCGCGTACTTCGAGCCCGACGCGGCGGCGCTCCCGGTGGGTGACCACTTCACGATGGGGCCGTGGCAGGGCGCTGTCGCCGCCGATTGGCTCGGCGTCGACCACGCCTTCCCGATGCACTACAACACGTTCCCGGCCATCGAAATCGACGTGCGCGACTTCGAGCGCGAGGTCAAGGCCGCCGGCAGTCGGGCCGAGGTCCACGCGCTCGACGGCGACGAGTCGTTCACGCTCGAATAA
- a CDS encoding GMC family oxidoreductase, producing MDRSPVSDADVCVVGAGPAGGIVAHRLAESGASVVVLEAGPRFDGDRREQLEQHIRPGLGGPWEMGGPRDAFSSSGDSFYPLNAARVKGVGGSTLHWQGMVMRLHERDFELDSRHGVGADWPIGYDDLRPYYAAAERELGVAGAADNPYAPPREEPHPLPAFRPSHSDSIFAAACERLGIDMHSVGNARNSEPYDGRSSCVGYGTCKPVCPSGAKYTAESHVEKAEAAGARVIDRARVRRLDHDETGERVVAAAYTTPDGETHRQEATQFVLACGGVENVRLLLLSDSDRYPDGLANSSGAVGRYFMDHLFAGAGGRLDRPTRQNHVGFNTSECHQFYDDAEPVNGLKLEFLNYAGPSPVIDALHADTWGDDLRDQLDESYGTHISMGALVEQLPREDNYVGLDRATTDDLGDPVPEIHWSVDEQTEAALSRANGIQTRVLDELGIEDRWTVGPDETGPAYHHMGTTRMGDDPDESVVDAECRAHDLDNLWISGSSVFPTGGAMNPTLTIAALSVRLAESLRAALG from the coding sequence ATGGATAGGTCGCCCGTCTCAGACGCCGACGTGTGCGTCGTCGGTGCCGGGCCCGCCGGCGGTATCGTGGCTCACCGACTCGCCGAGTCGGGGGCGTCGGTCGTCGTCCTCGAAGCCGGGCCGCGGTTCGACGGCGACAGGCGGGAACAGTTGGAACAGCACATCCGCCCCGGCCTCGGCGGCCCGTGGGAGATGGGCGGCCCGCGGGACGCGTTTTCCTCCTCCGGCGACTCGTTTTACCCGCTGAACGCCGCCCGCGTGAAGGGCGTCGGCGGGTCGACGCTCCACTGGCAGGGGATGGTGATGCGCCTCCACGAGCGCGATTTCGAACTCGACTCCAGACACGGCGTCGGTGCCGACTGGCCCATCGGCTACGACGACCTCCGGCCGTACTACGCCGCCGCGGAGCGCGAGTTGGGCGTCGCCGGCGCGGCCGACAACCCCTACGCGCCGCCCCGGGAGGAGCCCCACCCCCTTCCCGCCTTCCGCCCGTCGCACTCCGACTCTATCTTCGCTGCGGCCTGCGAGCGCCTCGGCATCGACATGCACTCGGTGGGCAACGCCCGCAACTCCGAACCCTACGACGGCCGGTCGTCCTGCGTCGGCTACGGGACGTGCAAGCCGGTCTGTCCCTCCGGCGCGAAGTACACCGCCGAATCACACGTCGAGAAGGCCGAAGCCGCGGGCGCGCGGGTCATCGACCGAGCGCGAGTCCGGCGACTCGACCACGACGAGACGGGCGAGCGCGTCGTCGCCGCCGCCTACACGACGCCCGACGGCGAGACCCACAGACAGGAAGCGACCCAGTTCGTCCTCGCCTGCGGCGGCGTCGAGAACGTCCGACTGCTCCTGCTCTCCGACTCCGACCGCTACCCCGACGGCCTCGCCAACTCCTCGGGGGCGGTCGGTCGGTACTTCATGGACCACCTGTTCGCCGGGGCGGGCGGCCGCCTCGACCGACCCACCCGACAGAATCACGTCGGCTTCAACACCAGCGAGTGCCACCAGTTCTACGACGACGCCGAGCCGGTCAACGGCCTCAAACTGGAGTTTCTCAACTACGCCGGCCCGTCGCCGGTCATCGACGCCCTCCACGCCGACACGTGGGGCGACGACCTGCGCGACCAGTTGGACGAGAGCTACGGCACGCACATCTCGATGGGCGCGCTGGTCGAACAACTCCCCCGCGAGGACAACTACGTCGGCCTCGACCGGGCGACGACCGACGACCTCGGCGACCCCGTCCCCGAGATACACTGGTCGGTCGACGAACAGACGGAGGCCGCACTCTCGCGAGCCAACGGGATTCAGACGCGCGTGCTGGACGAACTCGGCATCGAGGACCGCTGGACCGTCGGCCCCGACGAGACCGGTCCCGCGTACCACCACATGGGGACGACGCGGATGGGCGACGACCCCGACGAGAGCGTCGTCGACGCCGAGTGCCGAGCGCACGACCTCGACAACCTCTGGATTTCGGGGTCGAGCGTCTTCCCGACCGGCGGCGCGATGAACCCGACGCTCACCATCGCGGCGCTCTCCGTGCGACTCGCCGAGTCGCTTCGGGCGGCGCTCGGCTGA
- a CDS encoding DJ-1/PfpI family protein, producing the protein MSGKKILLLAGDFVEDYEIMVPFQALQMVGHEVHAVCPEKEDGDRCKTAVHDFRGDQTYLETRGHDFALNATFADIDPADYDALVVPGGRAPEYLRGYDEVLDAVRHFFDEGKPVAAICHGPQILAAAGVLDGYEMTAYPAVRAEIERAGCSWVDEVTVDGNLVTGQAWPDHPEWLAAFLDVLGTEISHEPAAAAADD; encoded by the coding sequence ATGTCCGGAAAGAAGATTCTGCTCCTCGCCGGCGACTTCGTCGAGGACTACGAGATTATGGTACCGTTCCAGGCGCTCCAGATGGTGGGGCACGAGGTCCACGCGGTGTGTCCCGAAAAGGAGGACGGCGACCGGTGTAAGACCGCCGTCCACGACTTCCGCGGCGACCAGACGTATCTGGAGACCCGCGGCCACGACTTCGCGCTGAACGCGACGTTCGCGGACATCGACCCCGCGGACTACGACGCGCTCGTCGTCCCCGGCGGCCGCGCGCCGGAGTATCTCCGCGGCTACGACGAGGTGCTCGACGCCGTCCGGCACTTCTTCGACGAGGGCAAGCCGGTCGCCGCAATCTGCCACGGCCCGCAGATTCTCGCCGCCGCGGGCGTCCTCGACGGCTACGAGATGACCGCCTACCCCGCCGTCCGCGCGGAAATCGAGCGCGCGGGCTGCTCGTGGGTCGACGAAGTGACCGTCGACGGCAACCTCGTTACCGGCCAAGCGTGGCCGGACCACCCCGAGTGGCTGGCGGCGTTCCTCGACGTGCTCGGCACCGAAATCAGCCACGAACCGGCCGCAGCGGCCGCGGACGACTGA
- a CDS encoding adenylate kinase family protein — protein MRVVVTGTPGTGKTTATERVAADLDLDVVHLNRLVKDEGLWTERDDERDTLVVDLDAARDELGDWDGIVESHLAHHFEADRVVVLRCRPDVLEQRLLDRGEAEAKARENRESEALDVILGEAVEFHGEESVYEIDTTDRDPDAVADDIAAVVAGEREPSAGTVDFIDYL, from the coding sequence GTGAGAGTCGTCGTCACCGGCACGCCCGGCACCGGAAAGACCACGGCGACCGAGCGCGTCGCCGCCGACCTCGACCTCGACGTGGTCCACCTCAACCGACTCGTGAAAGACGAGGGTCTCTGGACCGAGCGCGACGACGAGCGCGACACGCTCGTCGTGGACCTCGACGCCGCCCGCGACGAGCTCGGCGACTGGGACGGCATCGTCGAGAGCCACCTCGCACACCACTTCGAGGCCGACCGCGTGGTCGTGCTTCGGTGTCGGCCCGACGTACTCGAACAGCGCCTCCTCGACCGCGGCGAAGCCGAGGCGAAGGCGCGCGAGAACCGCGAGTCCGAGGCGCTGGACGTGATTCTCGGCGAGGCCGTCGAGTTCCACGGCGAGGAGTCGGTGTACGAAATCGACACGACCGACCGCGACCCCGACGCCGTCGCCGACGACATCGCGGCGGTCGTCGCGGGCGAGCGCGAACCCTCGGCGGGAACCGTCGACTTCATCGACTACCTATGA
- a CDS encoding sensor histidine kinase, protein MFVVDAAGTVIHASDEFAAHLGADAAALRGRPLSGFVGDGDWPDVRGTLDAVRRASGWESRRCRCRLSAGDDGPAVGDAPAEIDIELEFAPYRGDGGGYGDGDGDRFDSDSDANRVVGAVCREPSEPTTARLHTERDRFDHLFDLIDDAVIEFEIVGIEPVVRAVNPGLESVFGYDADEIRGESLNDFIVPPDADDEAVDFDQRTADGKANHAIVTRQTAWGRREFLYRGIPYSRGDGKQYGFSIYSDITSQRRAREHLQVLQRVLRHNLRNEMNVVLGMAEEIREATADPRVDHGAARIADHTETLLRVSEKARTAAAVLDDQRPDEVIDATETVRAVVEPRRTRFPAATFDLDLPPSLPVSVGPKLAQALANVVENALEHTPEDVTVRIEAKRCENDATLRVSDDGDGIPEIEWAAVFGDEDITQLSHGSGLGLWVVKWVVESAGGRVDYDRRDGWSTVQLTLPLADGSR, encoded by the coding sequence ATGTTCGTCGTCGACGCGGCGGGAACCGTAATCCACGCGAGCGACGAGTTCGCGGCGCATCTCGGCGCGGACGCCGCGGCACTCCGGGGGCGACCGCTTTCCGGCTTCGTCGGCGACGGGGACTGGCCGGACGTTCGCGGGACGCTCGACGCCGTGCGAAGGGCGAGCGGGTGGGAGAGCCGTCGGTGCCGCTGTCGGCTCTCGGCGGGTGACGACGGGCCGGCGGTCGGGGACGCGCCAGCCGAAATCGACATCGAACTCGAGTTCGCCCCGTACCGCGGCGACGGCGGTGGTTATGGGGACGGGGACGGCGACCGCTTCGACTCCGACTCCGACGCGAACCGGGTCGTCGGCGCGGTCTGCCGCGAGCCGTCCGAACCGACGACCGCGCGGCTGCACACCGAGCGCGACCGCTTCGACCACCTGTTCGACCTCATCGACGACGCGGTCATCGAGTTCGAAATCGTCGGCATCGAGCCGGTCGTTCGGGCGGTCAACCCGGGGTTAGAGAGCGTCTTCGGCTACGACGCGGACGAGATTCGCGGCGAGTCGCTCAACGACTTCATCGTCCCGCCGGACGCCGACGACGAGGCGGTCGACTTCGACCAGCGGACGGCCGACGGGAAGGCAAATCACGCCATCGTCACCCGGCAGACCGCGTGGGGCAGACGCGAGTTCCTCTACCGTGGCATCCCGTACAGTCGCGGCGACGGGAAGCAGTACGGCTTTTCCATCTACTCCGATATCACCAGCCAGCGCCGGGCCAGAGAGCACTTACAGGTGCTCCAGCGCGTCCTCCGGCACAACCTCAGAAACGAGATGAACGTCGTCCTCGGGATGGCCGAGGAGATACGCGAAGCGACGGCCGACCCGCGCGTCGACCACGGGGCCGCGCGAATCGCCGACCACACGGAGACGCTCCTCCGAGTCAGCGAGAAGGCCCGGACCGCCGCGGCGGTCCTCGACGACCAGCGTCCCGACGAGGTGATCGATGCGACCGAGACGGTCCGCGCCGTCGTCGAGCCGCGGCGGACTCGGTTCCCCGCCGCGACGTTCGACCTCGACCTCCCGCCGTCGCTCCCGGTGTCGGTCGGGCCGAAACTCGCGCAGGCGCTCGCCAACGTCGTGGAGAACGCGCTCGAACACACCCCCGAAGACGTGACGGTCCGCATCGAGGCGAAGCGCTGCGAGAACGACGCGACGCTCCGCGTCAGCGACGACGGCGACGGTATCCCCGAAATCGAGTGGGCGGCTGTCTTCGGTGACGAGGACATCACGCAACTCAGCCACGGCTCCGGGCTGGGGCTGTGGGTCGTCAAGTGGGTGGTCGAATCCGCGGGCGGCCGCGTCGATTACGACCGACGCGACGGGTGGAGCACCGTCCAACTGACGCTCCCGCTGGCGGACGGGAGCCGGTAG
- a CDS encoding DUF1648 domain-containing protein, with protein MRVPRLTLVGIAILALSAVAGVALLPALPSSVAIHFGVGGDPDSFVAAPLGVLLVPAIGVGALLITRLADASGIGTGAPPVFDAILATFLAYVQALVLAYNLGARFNMVVAVVPAVVTFGVVAVVLDRAG; from the coding sequence ATGCGAGTCCCTCGGTTGACACTCGTCGGCATTGCGATTCTCGCACTGAGCGCCGTCGCCGGCGTCGCCCTCCTTCCCGCGCTCCCATCCTCGGTCGCGATTCACTTCGGCGTCGGCGGCGACCCCGACTCCTTCGTCGCCGCCCCGCTGGGCGTGCTTCTCGTTCCGGCAATCGGCGTCGGCGCGCTTCTCATCACCCGTCTCGCGGACGCCTCGGGCATCGGAACCGGCGCGCCGCCCGTCTTCGACGCGATACTGGCGACGTTTCTCGCGTACGTGCAGGCGCTCGTCCTCGCGTACAACCTCGGCGCGCGGTTCAACATGGTCGTCGCGGTCGTTCCCGCCGTCGTCACGTTCGGCGTCGTCGCCGTCGTCCTCGACCGCGCGGGCTGA
- the hisC gene encoding histidinol-phosphate transaminase: MQPRDLSAHAPYVPGRGTEEVARELGMDPEDLTKLSSNENPHGPSPKAVAAIEDAAPTVSVYPKTAHTDLTERLADKWGLAPEQVWVSPGADGSIDYLTRAVLEPDDRILEPAPGFSYYSMSARYHHGDAVQYEVSKDDDFEQTADLVLDAYDGERMVYLTTPHNPTGSVLPREELVELAESVEEHTLLVVDEAYGEFAEEPSAIDLLSEYDNVAALRTFSKAYGLAGLRIGYACVPEAWADAYARVNTPFAASEVACRAALAALDDEEHVEKSVESARWSRDYLREHLDAPTWESEGNFVLVEVGDATAVTEAAQREGVIVRDCGSFGLPECIRVSCGTETQTKRAVDVLNRIVSEVPTA, translated from the coding sequence ATGCAACCACGGGACCTCTCCGCGCACGCTCCCTACGTACCCGGCCGCGGGACAGAGGAGGTCGCCCGCGAACTCGGAATGGACCCCGAGGACCTGACGAAACTCTCCTCGAACGAGAACCCCCACGGCCCGAGTCCGAAGGCGGTCGCCGCCATCGAAGACGCCGCGCCGACCGTGAGCGTCTACCCGAAGACCGCCCACACGGACCTGACCGAACGCCTCGCCGACAAGTGGGGCCTCGCACCCGAACAGGTGTGGGTGTCTCCCGGCGCGGACGGCTCTATCGACTACCTGACCCGCGCGGTGCTCGAACCGGACGACCGGATTCTCGAACCCGCGCCCGGCTTTTCGTACTACTCGATGAGCGCCCGCTACCACCACGGCGACGCCGTCCAGTACGAGGTGTCGAAGGACGACGACTTCGAACAGACCGCCGACCTCGTCCTCGACGCCTACGACGGCGAGCGCATGGTCTACCTCACAACGCCGCACAACCCCACCGGTTCCGTGCTCCCGCGGGAGGAACTCGTCGAACTGGCCGAGTCGGTCGAAGAGCACACGCTCCTCGTCGTCGACGAGGCCTACGGCGAGTTCGCCGAGGAGCCGTCGGCCATCGACCTCTTGTCGGAGTACGACAACGTCGCGGCCCTGCGGACGTTCTCGAAGGCGTACGGGCTGGCCGGCCTCCGCATCGGCTACGCCTGCGTGCCCGAGGCGTGGGCCGACGCCTACGCCCGCGTGAACACGCCGTTCGCCGCCAGCGAGGTCGCCTGCCGCGCCGCGCTCGCCGCGCTCGACGACGAGGAACACGTCGAGAAATCCGTCGAGTCGGCCCGGTGGTCCCGCGACTATCTCCGCGAACACCTCGACGCGCCGACGTGGGAAAGCGAGGGCAACTTCGTCCTCGTCGAGGTCGGCGACGCCACGGCCGTCACCGAGGCCGCCCAGCGCGAGGGCGTCATCGTCCGCGACTGCGGGAGCTTCGGCCTGCCGGAGTGCATCCGCGTCTCCTGCGGCACGGAAACCCAGACCAAGCGCGCCGTGGACGTGCTCAACCGCATCGTCTCGGAGGTGCCGACGGCGTGA
- a CDS encoding HAD-IIA family hydrolase: protein MDYRGVVFDVDGTVVRGDEAIPSALDGLAAVDAAGLDRLFVSNNPTKAPVAYEARLRRAGIEATADEVVTSGTTTTAYLADRHPGARTFAIGESGFRDQLRDAGLELVGPEDDPEVVVVAIDREFHYDDLRDANRALRAGAAFYGTDPDVIIPTADGDIPGSGAIINAVAGVAERDPDAILGKPSKVAQEDVLDRLGLPPEEVLIVGDRLDTDVAFGLDAGMGTALVRTGVTDDAALAASEYEPDHVLDDLGEVERLVSE, encoded by the coding sequence ATGGACTACCGAGGTGTCGTGTTCGACGTCGACGGAACCGTCGTCCGCGGTGACGAAGCGATTCCGAGCGCGCTCGACGGGCTCGCCGCCGTCGACGCCGCCGGACTCGACCGACTGTTCGTCTCGAACAACCCGACGAAAGCGCCCGTCGCCTACGAGGCGCGGCTCCGCCGAGCCGGCATCGAGGCGACCGCCGACGAGGTCGTCACCTCCGGCACGACGACGACGGCGTACCTCGCAGACCGGCATCCCGGCGCGCGGACGTTCGCCATCGGAGAGTCGGGCTTCCGCGACCAACTCCGCGACGCAGGCCTCGAACTCGTCGGTCCCGAGGACGACCCCGAGGTCGTCGTCGTCGCCATCGACCGCGAGTTCCACTACGACGACCTCCGCGACGCCAACCGCGCGCTCCGGGCCGGGGCCGCCTTCTACGGTACCGACCCGGACGTTATCATCCCGACCGCCGACGGCGACATCCCCGGGTCGGGCGCGATTATCAACGCCGTCGCGGGCGTCGCCGAGCGCGACCCCGACGCGATTCTCGGCAAGCCCTCGAAGGTCGCCCAAGAGGACGTCCTCGACAGACTCGGCCTGCCTCCCGAAGAAGTCCTCATCGTCGGTGACCGCCTCGATACCGACGTCGCGTTCGGCCTCGACGCGGGCATGGGGACCGCGCTCGTCCGAACCGGCGTGACCGACGACGCGGCTCTCGCGGCCAGCGAGTACGAACCCGACCACGTCCTCGACGACCTCGGTGAGGTCGAGCGTCTCGTCTCGGAGTAG
- a CDS encoding GTP cyclohydrolase III has translation MTNTQLTLVQIDNYGPWTVTPDPRREMDLQTLQSRLFADLAQYVGSRDGYAFFTRFDNMVAVTNGLDRDDHELLQESIANRYPVTLSLGIGVDRSPAVALERATDRIQRVGSAQDGDRREVLSGETLADADRTGTDLQIAHFDVNDATGKYTDRLNEFDTFIHIEQGYASLMRHLREEHGALSFFVGGDNIISVTPDLTEDQYRDAIDHVEAEADVELKVGVGTASNAHEAGFAAKHALEDCRHRGTTVEYADAAVETADD, from the coding sequence GTGACGAATACGCAGCTGACACTCGTCCAAATCGACAACTACGGGCCGTGGACGGTCACTCCGGACCCGCGGCGGGAGATGGACCTCCAGACGCTCCAGTCGCGGCTCTTCGCCGACTTGGCCCAGTACGTCGGCTCTCGCGACGGGTACGCGTTTTTCACCCGATTCGACAACATGGTCGCGGTCACCAACGGTCTCGACCGCGACGACCACGAACTGCTGCAGGAGTCTATCGCGAACCGCTATCCCGTAACGCTCAGTCTCGGCATCGGCGTCGACCGGTCGCCCGCAGTCGCGCTCGAACGCGCCACCGACCGCATCCAGCGCGTCGGGAGCGCACAGGACGGCGACCGCCGCGAAGTGCTCTCCGGGGAGACCCTCGCGGACGCCGACCGCACGGGAACCGATCTCCAAATCGCGCACTTCGACGTGAACGACGCGACGGGCAAGTACACCGACCGCCTCAACGAGTTCGACACGTTCATCCACATCGAACAGGGCTACGCGTCGCTCATGCGCCACCTGCGCGAGGAACACGGCGCGCTGTCGTTCTTCGTCGGCGGCGACAACATCATTTCGGTCACGCCCGACCTCACAGAAGACCAGTACCGCGACGCAATCGACCACGTCGAGGCCGAGGCGGACGTGGAACTCAAAGTCGGCGTCGGCACGGCGTCGAACGCTCACGAGGCCGGCTTCGCGGCCAAACACGCGCTCGAAGACTGTCGCCACCGCGGCACGACCGTCGAGTACGCCGACGCCGCCGTCGAGACCGCAGACGACTGA
- a CDS encoding CDP-alcohol phosphatidyltransferase family protein, which yields MTLDQYRDTADKLLAPFVSVADAVGLSPNGVSVVAFGFAVAAGVAFGLADPLWYGLGAVFVFCNGWLDLVDGALAREQGVSSKAGDLLDHVLDRYADIVVLVGLAAGIDSFALGLAAVTGVLMTSYLGTQIQAVGLGRAYGGLVGRADRLALMGLVGLASAVYPDAVGGLTLAGWLLVFFAVVGHLTAVQRFWGAWGDLT from the coding sequence ATGACGCTCGACCAGTACCGCGACACCGCCGACAAGCTGCTCGCCCCGTTCGTCTCCGTCGCCGACGCGGTCGGTCTCTCACCGAACGGCGTGAGCGTCGTCGCCTTCGGGTTCGCCGTCGCCGCCGGCGTCGCCTTCGGCCTCGCCGATCCGCTTTGGTACGGCCTCGGCGCGGTGTTCGTCTTCTGTAACGGCTGGCTCGACCTCGTGGACGGCGCGCTCGCCCGCGAGCAGGGCGTCTCCTCGAAGGCCGGCGACCTGCTCGACCACGTGCTGGACCGCTACGCCGACATCGTCGTCCTCGTCGGCCTCGCCGCCGGCATCGACTCGTTCGCGCTGGGCCTCGCGGCCGTCACGGGCGTCCTCATGACCTCCTACCTCGGCACGCAGATTCAGGCGGTCGGCCTCGGGCGCGCCTACGGCGGCCTCGTCGGGCGCGCCGACCGACTGGCGCTCATGGGCCTCGTCGGCCTCGCGTCCGCCGTCTACCCCGACGCCGTCGGCGGGCTGACGCTCGCCGGCTGGCTCCTCGTGTTCTTCGCCGTCGTCGGCCACCTCACCGCGGTCCAGCGCTTCTGGGGCGCGTGGGGCGACCTGACCTGA
- a CDS encoding gluconate 2-dehydrogenase subunit 3 family protein: MRLTRRDALAVLAGLGVTGGAVSLTRFDPPTAESTDERGDSSGEDGADGDDAPPTAVRETMVAAGEVVFPSAAEGVSEFVETYVVGRARDDARRDAMVDAATELDDVARDWEGAAFADLPAGDRDRLLRELGVDTADPVQDGTLSERLRFHVVNELLYAFYASPTGGRLVGIENPIGHPGGTESYRRATMDAPGELPDSGGEHDG, translated from the coding sequence ATGCGACTGACGCGACGGGACGCGCTGGCCGTGCTCGCCGGTCTCGGCGTCACCGGCGGGGCCGTGTCGCTGACCCGGTTCGACCCGCCGACCGCCGAGTCGACCGATGAGAGGGGCGATTCGTCCGGAGAGGACGGCGCGGACGGCGACGACGCCCCGCCGACCGCGGTGCGCGAGACGATGGTCGCCGCGGGCGAGGTGGTCTTCCCGAGCGCGGCCGAGGGCGTCTCGGAGTTCGTCGAGACCTACGTCGTCGGCCGCGCGAGAGACGACGCGCGCCGGGATGCGATGGTCGACGCCGCGACCGAGTTAGACGACGTGGCCCGCGACTGGGAGGGCGCGGCCTTCGCCGACCTGCCGGCGGGCGACCGCGACCGCCTCCTGCGCGAACTCGGCGTCGACACCGCCGATCCGGTTCAGGATGGGACGCTCTCCGAGCGCCTCCGGTTTCACGTCGTGAACGAACTGTTGTACGCCTTCTACGCCTCACCGACCGGCGGCCGTCTCGTCGGCATCGAAAACCCCATCGGCCACCCCGGCGGGACCGAAAGCTACCGGCGGGCGACGATGGACGCCCCCGGCGAACTGCCCGACTCGGGAGGTGAGCACGATGGATAG